One stretch of Punica granatum isolate Tunisia-2019 chromosome 5, ASM765513v2, whole genome shotgun sequence DNA includes these proteins:
- the LOC116207402 gene encoding uncharacterized protein LOC116207402 isoform X1, producing the protein MSNLQDCKEMKARTWQRAEAAMLEIIGKIQQSITSEEERKSVIDYVQRLLEGYFACKVFVFGSVPLKTYLPDGDIDLTVFGGTISQEEHFADNVVRILKSQHRDEGSTPEFPVEDVQYIDAEVKLVKCLVNKVVVDISFNQVGGLSTVCFLEKVDRLIGRDNLFKKSIILVKAWCYYESRILGSHYGLLSTYALETMVLYIFQIFHSSLDSPLAVLQKFLDYYSKFNWEKYGVSLFGPVCVSSLPELVDDSAEEPLLSQQFLHECVEALSVPSTALSATPLAFTPKHLNIVDPLKESNNLGRSISKGNSVRIRSAFSLGALKLEKVLSQPTESIFHELGAFFGRTLDRLGEMEENSKPGNQSPHSHNEAKNFSIGTTDLRGDYESLLNNLQFGQCCYRYVIAPPVSAQSQIRSANVLVPGDAFCLIGSLITSKPRGTGAFIPSNDHSQAWEARIRQNEEKEKGSETSQGNYIGRGPESCSKHHRSTCPAPRMRDKWVPAKTYNLEDEDEFPSLSTLK; encoded by the exons ATGAGCAATCTTCAAGATTGTAAGGAGATGAAAGCAAGGACTTGGCAGCGAGCTGAGGCGGCGATGCTGGAAATCATAGGTAAGATTCAGCAAAGTATCACTTcggaagaggagaggaaatCCGTGATTGATTATGTGCAAAGGCTGCTCGAAGGTTACTTTGCTTGTAAG GTATTTGTATTTGGTTCGGTGCCCTTGAAGACGTATCTTCCTGACGGAGATATAGACTTAACCGTTTTTGGTGGTACGATTTCTCAAGAGGAACATTTTGCAGATAATGTTGTTCGTATTCTCAAAAGCCAACATCGGGACGAAGGGTCGACTCCCGAGTTTCCTGTAGAGGATGTTCAGTACATTGATGCCGAG GTGAAGCTTGTAAAATGCCTTGTCAATAAAGTTGTAGTCGATATCTCGTTCAACCAAGTTGGAGGGCTCTCCACTGTATGTTTTCTGGAGAAG GTCGATCGCCTCATTGGAAGGGACAATCTCTTCAAGAAAAGCATCATACTAGTGAAAGCATGGTGCTATTACGAGAGCCGGATACTCGGATCTCACTATGGCTTGCTTTCTACTTACGCCTTAGAGACGATGGTTCTATACATCTTCCAGATCTTCCATTCTTCCTTGGACAGTCCTTTGGCA GTTTTGCAGAAGTTCTTGGATTATTACAGCAAGTTCAACTGGGAAAAGTACGGCGTCAGCTTGTTTGGTCCTGTTTGTGTATCCTCCCTTCCTGAACTCGTTGATGATTCTGCTGAAGAGCCATTGCTTAGTCAACAATTTCTCCATGAGTGCGTCGAGGCACTCTCAGTTCCATCAACAGCTCTCAGCGCTACCCCGCTGGCATTCACCCCGAAGCATCTTAACATAGTTGACCCCCTGAAAGAAAGCAACAACCTCGGCCGTAGCATCAGCAAAG GGAATTCGGTCCGGATAAGGAGTGCTTTCTCATTAGGTGCTCTTAAGCTCGAGAAAGTTCTCTCCCAGCCCACAGAAAGCATCTTCCATGAACTCGGTGCGTTCTTCGGAAGGACACTGGATAGGCTAGGGGAGATGGAAGAGAACTCTAAACCGGGAAATCAATCTCCGCACAGCCATAATGAAGCTAAGAATTTTTCGATTGGGACTACAGATCTCAGAGGAGATTACGAGAGTCTGCTGAATAACCTGCAATTTGGACAGTGCTGTTACCGCTATGTGATCGCGCCCCCTGTCTCTGCCCAGTCACAGATAAGGAGCGCAAATGTTCTGGTACCGGGAGATGCTTTCTGCCTGATTGGGTCTCTCATTACATCGAAGCCGAGAGGAACAGGGGCATTCATTCCCAGCAAC GACCATTCCCAGGCGTGGGAGGCTCGTATAAGgcaaaatgaagaaaaagagaaagggtCTGAAACATCCCAAGGAAACTACATAGGCCGTGGTCCGGAGTCCTGCTCGAAGCATCACCGGTCCACCTGTCCCGCTCCCAGGATGAGAGATAAATG GGTGCCTGCGAAAACCTACAATCTGGAAGACGAGGACGAGTTCCCGAGCCTGAgtacattgaaatag
- the LOC116207402 gene encoding poly(A) RNA polymerase cid14-like isoform X2, with translation MSNLQDCKEMKARTWQRAEAAMLEIIGKIQQSITSEEERKSVIDYVQRLLEGYFACKVFVFGSVPLKTYLPDGDIDLTVFGGTISQEEHFADNVVRILKSQHRDEGSTPEFPVEDVQYIDAEVKLVKCLVNKVVVDISFNQVGGLSTVCFLEKVDRLIGRDNLFKKSIILVKAWCYYESRILGSHYGLLSTYALETMVLQKFLDYYSKFNWEKYGVSLFGPVCVSSLPELVDDSAEEPLLSQQFLHECVEALSVPSTALSATPLAFTPKHLNIVDPLKESNNLGRSISKGNSVRIRSAFSLGALKLEKVLSQPTESIFHELGAFFGRTLDRLGEMEENSKPGNQSPHSHNEAKNFSIGTTDLRGDYESLLNNLQFGQCCYRYVIAPPVSAQSQIRSANVLVPGDAFCLIGSLITSKPRGTGAFIPSNDHSQAWEARIRQNEEKEKGSETSQGNYIGRGPESCSKHHRSTCPAPRMRDKWVPAKTYNLEDEDEFPSLSTLK, from the exons ATGAGCAATCTTCAAGATTGTAAGGAGATGAAAGCAAGGACTTGGCAGCGAGCTGAGGCGGCGATGCTGGAAATCATAGGTAAGATTCAGCAAAGTATCACTTcggaagaggagaggaaatCCGTGATTGATTATGTGCAAAGGCTGCTCGAAGGTTACTTTGCTTGTAAG GTATTTGTATTTGGTTCGGTGCCCTTGAAGACGTATCTTCCTGACGGAGATATAGACTTAACCGTTTTTGGTGGTACGATTTCTCAAGAGGAACATTTTGCAGATAATGTTGTTCGTATTCTCAAAAGCCAACATCGGGACGAAGGGTCGACTCCCGAGTTTCCTGTAGAGGATGTTCAGTACATTGATGCCGAG GTGAAGCTTGTAAAATGCCTTGTCAATAAAGTTGTAGTCGATATCTCGTTCAACCAAGTTGGAGGGCTCTCCACTGTATGTTTTCTGGAGAAG GTCGATCGCCTCATTGGAAGGGACAATCTCTTCAAGAAAAGCATCATACTAGTGAAAGCATGGTGCTATTACGAGAGCCGGATACTCGGATCTCACTATGGCTTGCTTTCTACTTACGCCTTAGAGACGATG GTTTTGCAGAAGTTCTTGGATTATTACAGCAAGTTCAACTGGGAAAAGTACGGCGTCAGCTTGTTTGGTCCTGTTTGTGTATCCTCCCTTCCTGAACTCGTTGATGATTCTGCTGAAGAGCCATTGCTTAGTCAACAATTTCTCCATGAGTGCGTCGAGGCACTCTCAGTTCCATCAACAGCTCTCAGCGCTACCCCGCTGGCATTCACCCCGAAGCATCTTAACATAGTTGACCCCCTGAAAGAAAGCAACAACCTCGGCCGTAGCATCAGCAAAG GGAATTCGGTCCGGATAAGGAGTGCTTTCTCATTAGGTGCTCTTAAGCTCGAGAAAGTTCTCTCCCAGCCCACAGAAAGCATCTTCCATGAACTCGGTGCGTTCTTCGGAAGGACACTGGATAGGCTAGGGGAGATGGAAGAGAACTCTAAACCGGGAAATCAATCTCCGCACAGCCATAATGAAGCTAAGAATTTTTCGATTGGGACTACAGATCTCAGAGGAGATTACGAGAGTCTGCTGAATAACCTGCAATTTGGACAGTGCTGTTACCGCTATGTGATCGCGCCCCCTGTCTCTGCCCAGTCACAGATAAGGAGCGCAAATGTTCTGGTACCGGGAGATGCTTTCTGCCTGATTGGGTCTCTCATTACATCGAAGCCGAGAGGAACAGGGGCATTCATTCCCAGCAAC GACCATTCCCAGGCGTGGGAGGCTCGTATAAGgcaaaatgaagaaaaagagaaagggtCTGAAACATCCCAAGGAAACTACATAGGCCGTGGTCCGGAGTCCTGCTCGAAGCATCACCGGTCCACCTGTCCCGCTCCCAGGATGAGAGATAAATG GGTGCCTGCGAAAACCTACAATCTGGAAGACGAGGACGAGTTCCCGAGCCTGAgtacattgaaatag